A stretch of the Desulforamulus ferrireducens genome encodes the following:
- a CDS encoding acetate/propionate family kinase — protein sequence MLILVVNCGSSSIKYKLMDMEQENVLLSGLAERIGISGSRIKQENSKGEELVLEQDLPNHKVALENILKCITDAKYGAVSDVIEIKAVGHRVVHGGEKFNQSVVINEELIKVLEEMSELAPLHNPPNIVGIKTCQELMPHAAQVAVFDTAFHAAMPKEAYTYAIPYEYYEKYGIRRYGFHGTSHKFVSRRAAEILGKPVEDLKIIVCHLGNGSSISAVGKGVSQDTSMGFTPLPGLPMGTRTGDIDPAIIPFLMEKEKLSVDEIGNILNKKSGVLGVSGLSSDFRDLEDAAQQGNERAELALSMFAYSIIKYVGAYTAALGGLDALVFTGGIGENSKNVRARVLKAFAYTGLEIDEEKNNSRGKEVIISKEGSPFVAMVVPTNEELMIARETKELVQ from the coding sequence TTGTTAATCTTAGTTGTTAATTGCGGCAGTTCATCTATCAAGTATAAGCTGATGGATATGGAACAGGAAAATGTACTACTATCTGGTTTAGCGGAAAGAATCGGTATCTCCGGTTCTCGTATTAAACAAGAAAACAGTAAGGGTGAAGAACTGGTCTTAGAACAGGATTTACCCAACCATAAGGTTGCCTTAGAAAACATTTTAAAGTGCATCACCGATGCTAAATATGGCGCTGTGAGCGATGTTATTGAAATTAAAGCAGTAGGTCACAGAGTTGTTCATGGCGGTGAAAAATTTAATCAATCGGTGGTAATTAACGAAGAGCTAATTAAAGTACTGGAAGAAATGTCTGAACTGGCTCCCTTACACAACCCACCTAACATTGTAGGTATTAAGACCTGTCAGGAATTAATGCCCCATGCTGCTCAGGTGGCTGTGTTTGATACCGCTTTCCATGCTGCTATGCCTAAAGAGGCATATACCTATGCCATTCCCTATGAGTATTATGAGAAATATGGCATTCGCCGTTATGGTTTCCATGGTACTTCACATAAATTTGTGTCTCGGCGGGCGGCAGAAATTTTAGGTAAACCTGTGGAAGATTTAAAAATTATTGTTTGCCACCTGGGCAATGGTTCCAGTATTTCCGCGGTAGGTAAGGGTGTATCCCAGGATACTTCCATGGGCTTTACCCCACTGCCAGGTTTACCCATGGGAACCCGCACCGGGGATATTGACCCCGCTATCATCCCCTTCTTAATGGAAAAGGAAAAGTTAAGCGTGGATGAAATTGGTAATATCCTCAATAAAAAGAGCGGTGTGTTGGGTGTCTCCGGTCTCAGCAGCGATTTTAGAGACCTGGAAGACGCAGCTCAACAGGGTAACGAACGGGCAGAATTAGCCTTAAGCATGTTTGCCTATAGTATCATTAAGTATGTTGGCGCCTATACCGCTGCCTTAGGTGGTCTTGACGCCCTGGTATTTACCGGTGGTATTGGCGAGAACTCCAAAAATGTCAGGGCTAGAGTGCTCAAGGCCTTTGCCTACACCGGTTTAGAAATTGATGAGGAAAAGAACAATTCCCGCGGTAAAGAGGTAATCATCAGTAAGGAAGGTTCCCCCTTCGTGGCTATGGTGGTACCTACCAATGAAGAATTAATGATTGCCAGAGAAACCAAAGAATTGGTTCAATAA
- the pduL gene encoding phosphate propanoyltransferase yields the protein MSNMETPTRVNPEEITPIAVPVGISARHVHLSREHVETLFGPGYELKPFKELSQPGQYAAEETVTVVGPKGVIEKVRVLGPERKQSQVELSISDCFKLGIKAPLRDSGDLSGSASVTLVGPAGSVTLKEGAIIAARHIHMHTSDAEKYGLEDGDRIYVRAKGPRGIIFGDVLVRVGDKHKLEMHVDTDEGNAVGLRNGDTVYAYKIHGHISQLVK from the coding sequence ATGTCTAATATGGAAACCCCAACCAGAGTAAACCCGGAAGAAATTACTCCCATTGCAGTTCCCGTAGGTATTTCAGCTCGTCACGTACACCTCAGCAGGGAGCATGTAGAAACCTTATTTGGGCCTGGCTATGAACTTAAACCCTTTAAAGAATTATCCCAGCCCGGTCAATATGCTGCGGAAGAAACGGTAACAGTGGTTGGACCCAAGGGTGTTATTGAAAAGGTACGTGTGCTAGGACCAGAAAGAAAGCAAAGCCAGGTGGAGCTTTCCATCTCTGATTGCTTTAAATTAGGTATTAAAGCACCCCTCAGAGATTCCGGTGATTTGTCTGGTTCAGCTTCTGTGACCCTGGTTGGTCCCGCCGGTTCTGTTACTTTAAAGGAAGGAGCTATCATTGCCGCCCGTCATATCCATATGCATACCAGCGATGCCGAGAAGTATGGTTTAGAGGATGGGGACAGAATTTATGTAAGGGCTAAGGGACCCAGAGGTATTATCTTTGGTGATGTACTGGTGCGTGTCGGGGATAAACACAAATTAGAAATGCATGTGGACACAGATGAAGGAAACGCTGTAGGCCTGAGAAATGGTGATACCGTTTATGCCTATAAAATTCATGGTCATATTTCCCAATTGGTCAAATAG
- a CDS encoding MFS transporter yields MLFQQQGFPYWQIGVLLAMGAVVNTLTQSLWGYICDKMQTVKRIMLLQLFISAVLSIFVFRLQSFLGLLVALTAFFTFYRPLPSLIDTLIVNAVKDNPSQYGSYRMYGSLGFLVSVFASGFVLNGLGINNGTYLVTALIALTFCFALPIGDAKYICAPPSFRSFTSLTKQPQVLSFLIVATLLGTTQVANDNFISVHLKNIGASIQETGLAWTIGVSSEVLAFIVLSRLGKNLMPLRLLPYISCLYGLRWLLMSFITDIKVILVIQILHGLCFALFISMVMQHLLKIVPDELRATGQGLFYTFVFGIGGIMGMTGGGILLDQGGAKAFYLTLLLFSLLAMGGFGWQWRTAKR; encoded by the coding sequence GTGTTATTTCAACAGCAGGGTTTTCCTTACTGGCAAATAGGGGTACTTTTGGCCATGGGGGCGGTGGTCAATACCTTAACCCAATCCCTGTGGGGTTACATTTGCGATAAAATGCAAACGGTTAAAAGGATCATGTTATTACAGCTATTTATCTCGGCTGTGTTAAGTATATTTGTTTTTCGCTTGCAGTCTTTCCTGGGCCTACTGGTTGCCCTGACAGCTTTTTTTACCTTTTATCGCCCCCTACCATCTCTGATAGACACTCTGATTGTCAATGCAGTGAAGGACAACCCCAGTCAATATGGTAGTTACCGTATGTATGGTTCCCTGGGCTTTTTGGTCTCGGTTTTTGCTTCGGGCTTTGTGCTCAATGGCCTGGGCATCAATAACGGAACCTATTTGGTGACAGCTTTAATTGCCCTTACCTTTTGCTTTGCTTTACCCATCGGTGATGCTAAATATATCTGCGCGCCCCCCAGCTTTCGAAGCTTTACTTCCTTAACTAAACAACCACAAGTCTTATCTTTCCTGATAGTGGCTACCCTGCTGGGAACCACTCAGGTGGCCAATGATAACTTTATCAGCGTTCATTTAAAGAACATTGGAGCGAGTATTCAAGAAACAGGGCTAGCTTGGACCATTGGCGTTAGTTCCGAGGTGTTGGCTTTTATTGTCTTAAGTCGCCTGGGAAAAAATTTAATGCCCCTGCGCTTGCTACCTTACATCTCTTGTTTATATGGCCTGCGTTGGCTGCTCATGTCCTTTATTACTGATATTAAAGTAATCTTAGTGATTCAGATATTGCATGGCCTGTGTTTTGCCCTGTTCATTTCCATGGTGATGCAGCACCTCCTAAAAATTGTTCCCGATGAACTAAGGGCAACGGGCCAAGGGTTATTTTATACCTTTGTCTTTGGTATTGGTGGCATTATGGGCATGACCGGTGGGGGAATTCTCTTAGATCAAGGGGGGGCCAAAGCCTTTTATTTAACTCTATTGTTGTTTTCGCTACTTGCCATGGGGGGATTTGGTTGGCAGTGGCGGACTGCCAAGCGATAG
- a CDS encoding type II toxin-antitoxin system Phd/YefM family antitoxin: protein MNINTDCIVSISDANQNFSRIARLVDEKKKVIVMKNNKPRYLIIDFEDYEAQRAEEMKLDKIADNILEKNLNAFKRLAE from the coding sequence ATGAATATTAACACAGACTGTATTGTAAGCATCTCGGATGCTAACCAGAATTTTTCTAGAATTGCTCGTCTTGTTGATGAAAAGAAAAAAGTAATTGTGATGAAGAACAATAAACCACGGTATCTTATTATTGATTTTGAAGATTATGAAGCCCAGCGGGCGGAAGAAATGAAGCTTGATAAAATAGCCGATAATATTTTAGAAAAGAACCTCAATGCCTTTAAGAGGTTGGCAGAATGA
- a CDS encoding IS256 family transposase encodes MAQYQITVNQELLHRLFLSDNKDSGVAALLESVLNQILQAQATEQLEAEPYERTEERKGYRNGTYPHKLTTRVGTLTLRIPRFRNGKFSTELFARYQRSEQALVLALMEMVINGVSTRKVSQITEELCGTEFSKSTVSELCKKLDPVVHGWNNRNLHDMRYPFILVDALVLKVREEGRVRARSVMIAIGVNTDGYREILGLMLGDSESESSWGEFFTWLKSRGLRGVDIIVSDNHGGLVKAVRSHFQGVTWQRCQTHFMRNILDVTPKSIQDELYPHLRAILDAPDVDTARVLLNQTLEAYENRAPKAMKVLEDGFDDATAILILPERYRRRLRTTNGVERLNEEIRRRERVIRIFPNRESVIRLVGALLMEFDDKWASGRKYLDMSEYLQWQESQRQARAFSKVTPIR; translated from the coding sequence ATGGCTCAATATCAGATTACCGTAAATCAGGAACTTTTGCACCGTTTATTTTTAAGCGATAACAAAGATTCCGGTGTAGCAGCTCTGCTGGAATCCGTATTGAACCAAATTTTGCAGGCTCAGGCTACCGAGCAACTAGAAGCCGAACCATATGAGCGCACTGAAGAAAGGAAGGGGTATCGCAATGGGACTTATCCACATAAGCTAACCACTCGCGTCGGCACCCTTACCCTGAGAATTCCTCGGTTTCGCAATGGCAAATTCTCCACAGAACTGTTTGCCAGATACCAGCGCAGTGAACAAGCTCTGGTACTGGCTCTAATGGAGATGGTAATCAATGGGGTCTCAACCCGTAAGGTGAGCCAAATCACCGAAGAACTTTGTGGAACCGAGTTTTCCAAATCTACCGTTTCCGAACTGTGCAAGAAGCTAGACCCGGTAGTACATGGCTGGAACAATCGGAATCTGCATGATATGCGCTACCCTTTTATCCTTGTGGATGCCCTTGTTCTCAAGGTTCGTGAAGAAGGGCGTGTTCGCGCACGTAGTGTGATGATTGCCATTGGTGTTAACACTGATGGTTACAGAGAAATTCTCGGATTGATGCTGGGTGATAGTGAATCTGAGTCCAGTTGGGGCGAATTCTTTACCTGGTTAAAATCCCGTGGCTTACGGGGTGTTGATATCATTGTTTCAGATAATCACGGTGGGTTGGTGAAGGCCGTACGCAGCCATTTTCAGGGTGTTACCTGGCAACGTTGTCAAACCCACTTCATGCGCAACATCCTAGATGTTACCCCAAAGTCAATACAGGATGAACTCTATCCACATCTAAGAGCTATTCTAGATGCACCGGACGTAGATACCGCCCGTGTGTTATTAAATCAAACCCTAGAGGCTTATGAGAACAGGGCTCCAAAGGCCATGAAGGTGTTGGAAGATGGCTTTGATGATGCTACAGCTATTCTTATTTTGCCAGAACGTTATCGCCGTCGGTTGCGTACCACAAACGGTGTAGAACGCCTTAACGAAGAAATTAGGCGCAGGGAACGAGTTATTCGCATTTTCCCTAACCGCGAGTCCGTGATCCGTCTAGTAGGTGCCCTCCTTATGGAGTTTGATGACAAATGGGCCAGTGGTAGAAAGTATCTGGATATGAGTGAATACCTGCAATGGCAGGAATCTCAGAGACAAGCCCGTGCTTTTTCTAAAGTAACGCCAATTCGGTAA
- a CDS encoding transglycosylase domain-containing protein — MDGGPPEVSQPSRIVDANNKLITTIAQVNTVPVELAEIAPTMRQAIVAIEDDRFYQHNGIDLKGMARALYQNLRSGSIVQGGSTLTQQLAKNLYLGPERTLDRKIKELYYTIQLERTYTKDEILNMYLNHVYFGQGAYGVEAAARTYFDKTAQELTLGESAMLAGLPRAPSYYAPTTNFKGAQARQRVVLNRMVQLGMITPQQMEEALAEDIQVKAKTESFQQAPYYVAEIIKYFKNKYPNAMEMLYTGGLTIQTSLDLDMQKAAEKALVQGLDKVNPDINGALVAIDPQNGYIKAMVGGRDWQKSQYNRGLAKTQPGSAFKPFLYAAALDAGYTAASTITCEPVTYEQRGGPPYTPVDHKVGYHYRPFTLKQALTISDNVVTVQLANMLGPDTLVRYAKAMGIESELRPYLSLALGSSEVTPLEMAAAYGPLANAGIRAKPIYILKVIDSSGRVLEEHNSELAKVLDERVAYIVTDMLKAAVSPGGTAAQISWLVKRPVAGKTGTSDDYTNAWFVGYSPDLVASVYVGYDDKSKRVGLTGGDIAAPIWAQFMEEALGDRPARDFPVPEGVVQAEICAVDGLRASPLSSRTMSAYFIEGTEPKLPCFGDYWTNTPQDSGEGPQDLLVNPAEPPSDLDPWRNR; from the coding sequence TTGGACGGAGGACCGCCAGAAGTTTCTCAGCCATCGCGCATTGTGGATGCCAATAATAAATTGATAACCACCATTGCCCAGGTAAACACCGTGCCTGTTGAATTGGCAGAAATTGCTCCCACCATGCGCCAGGCTATTGTAGCCATAGAAGATGATCGGTTTTATCAACATAACGGTATTGATTTAAAAGGAATGGCCCGTGCCCTGTACCAAAATTTACGCAGTGGGTCAATTGTGCAGGGGGGAAGTACCCTGACACAACAATTGGCAAAAAATCTTTATCTAGGGCCGGAGCGAACCCTCGATAGAAAAATAAAAGAATTGTACTATACCATTCAATTGGAGCGGACCTATACAAAAGATGAAATATTAAACATGTATTTGAACCATGTTTACTTTGGCCAGGGGGCCTATGGCGTAGAAGCTGCTGCACGAACCTATTTTGATAAAACTGCCCAGGAGCTCACCCTGGGGGAAAGTGCCATGTTAGCTGGCTTGCCACGGGCCCCTAGTTATTATGCGCCTACCACCAATTTTAAGGGAGCCCAGGCCAGACAGAGGGTGGTTCTCAATCGGATGGTGCAATTAGGTATGATTACACCTCAACAGATGGAAGAGGCCTTGGCAGAAGATATTCAAGTAAAGGCCAAAACAGAATCATTTCAACAGGCTCCTTACTATGTTGCTGAGATAATTAAGTATTTTAAAAATAAGTACCCTAATGCTATGGAAATGTTGTATACCGGTGGGCTGACTATTCAAACCAGTTTGGATCTGGATATGCAAAAGGCTGCAGAAAAGGCCCTGGTACAGGGACTGGATAAAGTAAACCCAGATATTAACGGTGCTTTGGTGGCCATCGACCCCCAAAACGGTTATATCAAAGCCATGGTGGGGGGCAGGGATTGGCAAAAATCACAGTATAACCGTGGGCTGGCCAAAACGCAGCCCGGCTCTGCCTTTAAGCCCTTTTTATATGCTGCCGCCCTGGATGCCGGATATACAGCGGCAAGCACCATCACCTGTGAGCCTGTAACCTATGAGCAGCGAGGAGGGCCACCTTACACTCCGGTGGATCACAAAGTGGGTTATCATTATCGTCCCTTTACCCTCAAGCAGGCGTTAACCATTTCTGATAACGTCGTAACCGTGCAATTGGCAAATATGTTAGGGCCCGATACTTTGGTCCGTTATGCCAAGGCCATGGGAATCGAAAGTGAACTGCGGCCCTACTTGTCGCTGGCCCTGGGTAGTTCTGAGGTTACCCCTCTGGAAATGGCCGCTGCCTATGGCCCCTTAGCCAATGCAGGTATTCGGGCAAAACCTATTTACATCTTAAAGGTTATAGATAGTTCCGGTCGGGTGCTGGAAGAGCATAACTCCGAACTTGCCAAGGTGCTTGATGAAAGGGTTGCCTATATTGTCACAGACATGCTCAAGGCTGCTGTGAGTCCAGGGGGAACCGCAGCTCAGATCTCCTGGCTGGTTAAAAGGCCGGTGGCGGGTAAAACAGGAACCTCGGATGATTATACTAACGCCTGGTTTGTAGGTTATTCTCCTGATTTAGTAGCTTCTGTATATGTGGGATATGATGATAAAAGTAAAAGGGTAGGACTAACCGGTGGAGATATTGCCGCCCCTATTTGGGCGCAATTTATGGAGGAAGCACTGGGTGATAGACCTGCTCGAGATTTTCCGGTGCCCGAGGGAGTGGTTCAGGCAGAAATTTGTGCAGTGGATGGATTGAGAGCTTCCCCTTTGTCCAGCCGTACCATGTCAGCTTATTTCATAGAGGGTACCGAACCAAAGCTACCTTGCTTTGGCGATTATTGGACTAATACCCCTCAGGACTCGGGGGAAGGTCCTCAGGATCTGTTAGTCAATCCGGCAGAACCACCATCAGATTTAGATCCCTGGCGCAACCGGTAA
- a CDS encoding Fe-Mn family superoxide dismutase — translation MPRHVIKPGETIKTIVKKYQANLNNLAIANTHLENLENLSPGDIIYIPDAADGTYNLLEVKTLKSSLLTMMGFSARQIQEHYKLYQGYVNKINEIRMTLQALETKNANPIYSEYRSLKISELKAVNNCKLHEYYFENLGGRGGSATGSVLETIVRDFGSYEYWEKDFRATSVMAGSWALLGYDPDDGHLHNYGLDEETAVPVRLEPLLVLDVAEHAYFLDYGTNRASYIDAFARNIDWTVVKARFSSIRAT, via the coding sequence ATGCCAAGGCATGTGATAAAGCCAGGGGAAACGATCAAAACCATCGTTAAAAAGTATCAAGCAAACCTCAATAACCTAGCCATAGCCAACACTCATCTGGAGAACTTGGAAAACCTTAGCCCCGGGGATATTATCTATATCCCCGATGCTGCCGATGGCACTTATAATTTGTTAGAAGTAAAAACTCTCAAATCCTCACTGCTTACCATGATGGGTTTTTCTGCCCGCCAGATACAAGAGCATTACAAACTTTACCAGGGTTACGTGAATAAAATTAATGAGATCCGGATGACCCTGCAAGCACTGGAGACCAAAAACGCTAACCCTATTTACAGCGAATATCGTTCCCTCAAGATTTCTGAGCTGAAAGCAGTCAACAACTGTAAATTACATGAGTATTATTTTGAAAATTTAGGTGGACGTGGTGGCTCTGCCACTGGCAGCGTATTAGAGACAATTGTCAGGGATTTTGGCTCTTACGAATACTGGGAAAAGGATTTTCGGGCTACCTCTGTCATGGCCGGTAGTTGGGCCCTGTTAGGTTACGATCCGGATGACGGACACTTGCATAATTATGGACTTGATGAAGAAACAGCAGTTCCGGTTCGGCTGGAGCCGTTATTAGTGCTGGATGTAGCGGAACACGCTTATTTTTTAGACTATGGCACTAATCGGGCCAGTTATATTGATGCCTTTGCCAGAAATATCGATTGGACTGTGGTTAAAGCCCGCTTCTCTAGCATTAGAGCCACCTAA
- a CDS encoding cell wall hydrolase, with protein sequence MNKKYRKIAVLLAVALAVTSGLMGVTVAAGETSDDGAGSLELDGSEGDRSSSEIYYTVRAGDTLYQICQDYAVSLAHLMRANNLTSTVIYPNQKLLIPTNNITPYGAVLSRGDVSREDIMLLARLIHAEARGESFEGKVAVGAVIINRLASPDFPKSIREVILEKNSRVYQFTPVQDGSINLEPDEDSIKAALEALMGRDPTDGALFFYNPKVAEDQWIRTLPVLTRIGNHVFATKV encoded by the coding sequence ATGAACAAAAAGTACCGTAAAATCGCCGTGTTATTGGCGGTTGCCTTAGCAGTCACCTCTGGCTTAATGGGTGTTACCGTAGCTGCAGGGGAGACTAGCGATGACGGTGCAGGCAGTTTAGAACTTGATGGTTCGGAAGGAGACCGATCTAGCTCAGAGATATATTACACAGTTCGAGCAGGGGATACACTGTACCAAATTTGCCAGGATTATGCTGTATCATTGGCACATTTGATGAGGGCAAACAATTTGACCAGCACAGTGATTTACCCTAACCAAAAGCTATTGATTCCCACTAATAACATCACACCCTATGGTGCAGTGTTATCCAGAGGGGATGTTTCCCGTGAAGATATTATGTTACTGGCCAGGCTTATTCATGCAGAAGCCAGAGGGGAAAGCTTTGAGGGTAAGGTGGCTGTGGGTGCTGTCATCATAAACCGTTTGGCTAGTCCGGATTTTCCCAAAAGCATCAGAGAAGTAATTTTGGAAAAAAACAGCCGTGTCTATCAGTTTACACCGGTTCAGGATGGATCTATTAATTTAGAACCGGACGAGGACTCCATCAAGGCAGCTTTAGAGGCTTTAATGGGTCGTGATCCTACCGATGGTGCATTATTCTTCTATAATCCTAAGGTTGCCGAAGATCAATGGATTAGGACTTTACCGGTGCTTACCCGTATTGGCAATCATGTTTTTGCCACAAAAGTATAA
- a CDS encoding DnaD domain protein, producing the protein MGQKKRLAVKKEFDATNMTVFFGSAIFTSGMTSIPNLFLKYYRDIGITDSEMMLIIQLLRLRNEEQRLMPSVETLSQCLAAEPAQIERQIKSLLDKKVIGITQYFSDEDGSIMEGYDFEPLVFEISEVWALNQKRQLDEIAEKLNSENRLEDNFNQGTLTKAERELCHAFENEFGRLLSPMETEHILSWLEEFEVELILEALRQAVIRGKYNIKYISSILREWQKNNIRTVKEVEAHQRQFEESRLRHLQRQVPTDTINKGELKKKHLMRSMYS; encoded by the coding sequence ATGGGACAGAAAAAAAGACTGGCAGTTAAAAAAGAATTTGATGCTACCAACATGACCGTTTTTTTCGGTTCGGCAATTTTCACCAGTGGCATGACCAGTATTCCTAATCTTTTTTTAAAGTACTACCGGGATATTGGTATTACAGATTCTGAAATGATGCTAATTATTCAGTTGTTAAGATTACGTAATGAGGAGCAGCGGCTAATGCCCAGTGTGGAGACCTTATCCCAGTGTTTAGCGGCTGAGCCGGCTCAAATTGAGAGACAAATTAAAAGCCTGCTGGATAAAAAGGTTATTGGTATTACCCAGTATTTTAGCGATGAAGACGGTTCAATCATGGAGGGTTACGATTTTGAACCGTTAGTTTTTGAGATTTCAGAGGTTTGGGCCCTCAATCAGAAAAGGCAATTGGATGAGATAGCAGAAAAATTGAACTCAGAAAATCGTTTGGAGGACAACTTCAACCAGGGTACACTTACTAAAGCAGAAAGGGAATTGTGCCACGCCTTTGAAAACGAGTTTGGCCGCTTACTTTCTCCCATGGAAACTGAACATATTTTATCCTGGTTGGAGGAGTTTGAGGTAGAGCTTATCCTGGAAGCACTAAGGCAGGCAGTTATTAGAGGGAAATATAATATCAAATATATCTCCAGTATTCTTAGGGAATGGCAAAAAAATAACATTAGAACAGTTAAGGAAGTGGAAGCCCACCAACGTCAATTTGAGGAAAGCAGGTTAAGACATCTGCAACGCCAAGTTCCCACGGATACCATAAATAAAGGAGAGTTAAAAAAGAAGCATTTAATGCGTTCAATGTATAGCTAA
- the pstA gene encoding phosphate ABC transporter permease PstA, producing MDKVRSSVYLEEKIARGLLWAAVIITLGALLAIILHILQHGLLHVSWEFLTQEPRLMGKEGGIFPALVSTLYLIAISLLIATPIGIMAAIQLTEYTRKGPLVKVIRFATETLAGIPSIIFGLFGFAFLVLFMGFSWSLLSGGLTLAFMVLPTIVRTSEEAIKSVPLSYREGSMALGASKWQTIWKIVLPSALPGIVTGVILSIGRVVGETAAVILTAGSSLHTPTSVLEPARSLSVHLYILAMEGISMEKAYATATVLIILIFLINTVATRIMRRLSSNLST from the coding sequence ATGGACAAAGTAAGATCCTCTGTCTATTTAGAAGAAAAAATAGCCCGAGGTTTGCTATGGGCGGCGGTAATCATTACCCTGGGAGCATTGCTGGCCATAATTTTGCATATTTTGCAACATGGTTTGCTACATGTAAGCTGGGAATTTTTAACCCAGGAGCCCAGGTTGATGGGTAAGGAAGGCGGTATTTTTCCTGCCCTGGTCAGTACGCTATATCTTATCGCTATTTCTCTGCTCATCGCTACTCCCATTGGTATTATGGCGGCTATTCAGCTTACCGAATATACCCGTAAAGGACCTCTGGTCAAGGTCATTCGTTTTGCCACGGAAACTTTGGCAGGTATTCCCTCGATTATATTTGGTCTATTTGGCTTTGCCTTTCTGGTGCTATTTATGGGTTTTTCCTGGTCCCTCTTATCCGGGGGGTTAACCCTGGCCTTTATGGTACTTCCTACCATTGTCAGGACCAGTGAAGAAGCCATTAAAAGTGTCCCCCTGAGCTATCGTGAAGGTAGTATGGCCCTGGGGGCGAGCAAATGGCAAACTATCTGGAAGATTGTTTTGCCCAGTGCCCTGCCGGGCATAGTTACCGGGGTGATCTTAAGTATTGGCCGGGTGGTAGGGGAAACCGCGGCGGTCATCTTAACGGCGGGTAGTTCCTTACATACTCCCACTTCGGTTTTGGAGCCGGCCCGCAGTCTGTCGGTGCACCTGTATATTCTAGCCATGGAAGGCATTTCTATGGAAAAGGCCTATGCCACGGCAACTGTGTTAATTATTTTGATTTTCCTGATTAATACTGTGGCCACTCGCATTATGCGCAGATTAAGTTCCAATTTAAGCACCTAG
- the pstC gene encoding phosphate ABC transporter permease subunit PstC, protein MRKIHEFFIEKALLLSAVAAVFVVALITYFIFADGLPVMQKYGFAHFILGKDWLPLDNKFGLLPMITGSFLVTIGALLIGVPLGVGCAVFLAEIAPKKAAALIRPAIELLAGIPSVVYGFYGLVILVPLIRKIFGGGGFSILGGSLVLAIMILPTIVNISEDALRSVPKDYKEGSLALGATHWQTIKKVIVPSARSGILTGIVLGMGRAIGETMAVIMVVGNVSALPESILSPVRTLTGNIAIEMGYAAGEHSQALFATGIVLFVIIMILNFMVTLVPKRLGE, encoded by the coding sequence ATGAGGAAAATACACGAGTTTTTCATAGAAAAGGCTTTGTTGTTAAGTGCGGTTGCCGCAGTATTTGTGGTGGCCTTAATTACTTATTTTATCTTTGCCGATGGGTTGCCGGTGATGCAGAAATATGGTTTTGCCCATTTCATTTTGGGTAAGGACTGGCTTCCCCTGGACAATAAATTTGGGCTGTTGCCCATGATTACCGGTTCCTTCCTGGTAACCATAGGTGCCCTGTTAATTGGCGTGCCCCTTGGTGTGGGTTGTGCTGTTTTTTTAGCAGAAATCGCACCTAAAAAGGCGGCCGCTCTCATTAGACCTGCCATTGAACTGCTGGCGGGTATTCCTTCGGTGGTTTATGGTTTTTATGGCTTAGTTATTCTCGTTCCTTTAATTAGGAAAATATTTGGTGGCGGCGGCTTTAGTATTTTGGGTGGCTCATTGGTTTTAGCCATTATGATTCTGCCTACCATTGTTAATATATCGGAAGATGCCCTACGCTCAGTGCCCAAGGACTATAAGGAAGGGTCCTTGGCTTTGGGTGCTACCCATTGGCAAACTATTAAAAAAGTAATTGTACCCAGTGCCCGTTCGGGTATTTTAACTGGCATTGTTCTCGGAATGGGGCGGGCTATTGGTGAAACCATGGCTGTCATTATGGTGGTGGGTAACGTATCCGCCTTGCCGGAGAGCATTCTTAGTCCCGTGCGCACCCTCACCGGTAATATTGCCATAGAAATGGGCTATGCCGCCGGCGAACACTCCCAGGCATTATTTGCCACCGGCATTGTTCTGTTTGTCATAATCATGATTTTAAATTTCATGGTGACATTAGTACCTAAGAGGCTGGGTGAATAG